The Sphingobacteriales bacterium genomic sequence TCTATAAAACCAAAACAGGTATTATTGTGTTTTTCTCCAAAGTTTTTTCCAAACCCACAAAAGGCAAATGCGTTTTCAGACACCATAACAATATCATTAAAAATAAGGTCATTGCTATTAGGTTGATAAGTAACATAACTCAAAAGTTTGCCGTTGATATTTGTAACTGCAACATTTGCAGCCGCTGGTGCAGGAAGAGAAGGTGTGTTTTCACCAACTGCTAAATAGTTGCCATTGGGCATTTGTACTACCCCTAAACCGTTCTCAGTCCAAGTAGAGTCGAATTCGACTTCAAAATAAGGCGAATATTGTGCATGGCTATTTATACTAACCATACACAATATTGCCAAAACAGGTATATTTAGTTTCATAAAATGAAATATTTAAATCGTTTTGAACTTTGATTTGGTTGAATTTTTCTTTTTATTCCGGATATTATCTGAACCACTGATTTTTTAGGATTGTTCGGATTTTACGGATTTGTTTTGCCCTATCCGGATATTAGGGCGGGGGGCGGGTGTTGTTTTGGCGTTCGGTTAGGTTGGTCTAAGGCAAAACGCGGTCGTAAAGCACGCCGTAGGGAATACGAGCGGGCACAAGCCCTGTGCTTAGGCTATCGAATATTTGGGTATAGGTTCTGCCATTGGCGGCAATGGTATCGGCAACTTGCGCATAGCCCAAAACAGGGTGTAATAAAATGGCAAGTAAAATGGTTAATAATTTTTTCATGATTAGAATTGGTTTTAAATGGTTATTTATTAGATATGTCAAAGCGTCCTTCAGTAATATATACTAATTCGCGCGGCTGTCCATGGCGGTAAATTCAAAACTTCCGCAAGTATTTTATCGGTAGTGTCTAAAAAAAGTGTGTAAAGTTAAAAATTTTCGATTTTTGTGTTGTACAAAAAGTAACAAAAAAATCAAGCGCTACGCCCCGTTGCTTAACGGTTTACTGCACTTCAAAGCCTAAAAATTAAGGGCAGAAAATATTCTGCCCGCTACCTGCGCTCAAACAGTATTTTATACGCCTATTTTCTTTACGCCTTTTCTGTTTGTAACCCTACAACGTGTCGAAGGCGCGGAGTGGTGCCATTGATAGGTTTGCCTACATGTAAAACTTGTTCCGGAAACTTTTTAGGCTTTATTTTTGGACTATTTTGTAAATCATTTTAGTATAATTTGCCTTTTTTTTGGGTTCCCTCTAATTTTAGAAGAAGAAATATCGATTAAGTAAAATAATTTATACCATTGATTGTCTAATTTTGGCTATCTTAGTGCCAATTTTCAAAAAACATTTTCAAAAAACATTTAAATTATGTTTGTTCGACTACTTTTAACCCTTTTATTTTTAGGTTGTTTTGCTTTTTCATCAACAGGTTGTGGCGACGACGACCCAATTGACCCCAACGATACAACAAAAAACAGCAATTGCAGCAAAAATGCTAAAGTTGGGTTCGATTTTACCATTGCTGGCCCCGGCATTACTACAACTACCTGGGCAGAGCAGTTTAATAATGCACAAATTAACAGCGGAAGCTTTTTGCTTAATTCTACCTCGTCAATCGGCAGCACTTTAACCATCACAGTTAAAGGAGTAGCAGTAGGTACTTACAAAGTAGATAATACTGGCGCTAATCAGGTAAATTTTGTATATGCCGACATTGCCACACCTCAACAACAATACAACAAAATTGAACCAAATGCCGAGAACAGCTTAAAAATTGATGCCTATGATACTGCTAATAAAAAAGTATCCGGATGTTTTACCGTGCATTTACAAACGCCGCTTTCGGGAGTGCAACGCACGTTGAGCGGAACGTTTAAAGATATTAAAATTAATTAATGTTTTTAGTGCTTACTTAGTCCCAAATTTGATTGTAGTTTTCTAAATTTTTAAGATTGCCGCTAATTTGTTTTTTCACAAGTTAGCGGTTTTTTATTTTTCCCCTTTTTTGGGCAATGTTTTTGGAAAATTATCGCAGGCTCCGTTACAGGTGCCATATAAATTAAGCGAATGATATTGGACGGTAAAATGAGTTGCCTCGGCAACGGCATCTTTTATTTGCTGAATCCGGGGGTCGCAAAATTCAATTACGCGGTTACAATTAACACAAATAAGGTGGTCGTGCTGGCGGTACGAAAAAGCTTTTTCGTATTGGGTCAGATTTTTGCCAAACTGATGTTTAGTAACTAAATTACAAGCCACCAAAAGCTCGAGCGTGTTGTAAACGGTAGCCCTGCTAATGGCATAACGATTGTTTTTTAAGTGTAAATACAAGGTTTCGGCGTCAAAATGGTCGTTGCGTTTAAAAACTTCTTCTAAAATCGCATATCTTTCGGCAGTTTTTCGCTGCTGATTTGCTTCTAAATAGTTGGTAAAAGCCTGTTTAACCGCAACAAAATCAATGGGTTTATGTAAGTTCATGGCAAATAAATATAGTGTAAAGGTAATAAAATTTGGGCGACAGTTTTTAAGCTTAGGCTGGTAAAATTAACTCATTTTTTACAAATTTGAGTGCGAAATAAAAGAACAGAATTTTTAAGCATGTTTTTCTAAAGTATCCGGAAACAACCTACTACATTTTTTTTGTACCTTTCGGCTTTATAATACAGTTCTCCTAATTTTAATCTTCAGTTTTAATCAACTTCAAACGCAAATATGAAACACCCGCGCCAGCTTTGGATATTATTTTTTGCCGAAATGTGGGAGCGTTTTAGCTTTTACGGCATGAAAGCTCTGCTTATTTTATATATGACCAAGGTGTTGCTTTACGAAAAAAGCGATGCCAGTCTTATACAAGGTGCCTATATGTCGTTAGTATATGTAATGCCCATGTTTGGCGGCCTGCTTGCCGACCGCATTTTGGGCTACCGCAAAGCAGTTATTTTTGGCGGTATTACTATGGCCGTAGGGCATTTTGTGCTGGCGTTTAGCTCCGAATGGGCTTTTTATTTGGGTATGGCTTTTATTGTTTGTGGCAACGGATTTTTTAAGCCCAATATAAGCACCATGGTAGGAACGCTTTACGAGCAAGGCGACCCACGCCGCGATGCAGGTTTTTCTATCTTTTACATGGGTATAAACTTAGGCGCATTTTTGGGCGGTTTAATATGTGGCTATATTGGCGAAATCTATAGCTGGCATTGGGGCTTTGGCTTGGCAGGCATATTAATGTTAGCTGGGTTAGCGGTATTTACCACTAACCAGCACAGTTTAGGCGAACGCGGGCTTCCTCCCGAAAACTCGACCTTAAATAAACCAATCTATGGCCTTAGCACCGAAAGGGTTATTTATTTGTTGTCGTTTTTATGCGTGCCGTTTTTTGCGCTGCTCATATACAAAAAAGAAATTATGGATTTTGTAATGCCCACCTTAGTAATTGCCGCTATAGGATACGTTGCCTACCACATAAAACAGTTGGGGGGCACGGTAGGGCAAAAATTAATGGCCGCCCTAATTTTAATCGTATCGTCAGCCATGTTTTGGGGTTTTTACGAAATGGGAGGCGGTGTAATTAACCTATTTGCAGACGATTGTGTAAACAGAACCTTTGGTGGGTTTACTTTTCCGGCAGCTTCTTTAAATAATGCTATCAATCCGTTTTTTATCGTATTATTGAGTCCGGTTTTTGCCTGGCTTTGGGTATGGTTAAATAAACACAACGCCGAGCCTACCACCGCCCGTAAATTTGGCTTATCATTTTTGCAGTTGTTTATTGGTTTTGGCTTGTTTTGGTCGGGCATAAGTTTGTTTAGCAACGCGCAAGGGCTTGAGCCGTTTTTATTTTATGCCTTAGCCTATTTGTTTTTATCAACTGCCGAGCTTTGTATATCGCCTATTGGTTTAAGTATGGTAACCAAACTGTCGCCGGCCCACATGACAGGTCGTATGATGGGTATTTGGTTTTTATTTTCGGCAGCGGGGCAATACATAGCCGGTTTTTTAGGCTCGATTATTAAGTTTGAAGAAGGCTGCTCCGGATATACCTACGTCTTTAAAAATGTTGCTTACGTGTGCATAGGCTTTGGCGTGCTGATGCTTTTAATTGCCCCAACTATCCGGAAATGGATGCACGATATTCGTTAAATATAAGCGTCATCATCAACAAATAAATTGATTTACAATAGCTCGCACCGTGGCAATGTATCGTCTTGTGGTTAAAGAGGAAAGTTTCTAGTTGACAACCTCTTATGTTATGGGAGTACTTTTAATTATATAGACAATGTTCCCCGAAAATTTGAAATAATATACGGCCTAAGAATTGCTCCATTCTATAAAAACAGATTTGGATTTTTACGGACATTCAGAATCGAATGGGCAGGTTTTTACAATAAATTTCCGGATATAAAAGCGCAAGCCTATGTCCCAATATTTATTCCATATTTGTATTGGCAATGGACGTTTAAAGGCTTGCCCTTTTATCCGCTATGGTAGTAAATAATTGTCGAAGTTCTGTTATTTGTTTATTTATTTGTTGTTCCTTTAATAACAATATACATACCTGCAAACACACCAAACAAAGTAAAAACCAAGGTGAGCCAAGGCTTGGTGTGTAACCACTGGTCGGCTTTTAAGCCCAACAACATAGGCAAAACAATAGCACCCGCCATTTGAAATGCTAAACCCGAATACCGCGAATACGAATTAACACTTTTCCCAACTTGTTGTGCGTCAAAAACGTCTTCCTCTTTAAACTCGGAACTGTTAATTTCGTTCTCATTTCCTTTTTCAATGGCTTCATTTGCGACTTCACTTGTAGGTTCTTCCTTGGCTTTAGATGTTGTTAGGGCAGCATTAAGCGGCAATTTTTGTTTTTCTTCCGGATATAAGTTTTCATCGGGCAGGTTTGGTTCGTAACTCATGGCAACTGTTATAAATTATGAATTAGTTGTTTGTCTTTAATAACTCGTTTTCTTTGTAAGCTGGTTAAAATAGGCCACTAAAGCCTGTGTTTGCGAAGCCGAAGGCGGACGAGGAGCAAAATTACCCATTTTATTAACTACAAATTGCACAGGCACCCCTGTAATTCGGTAGGCGCGGGCAATTGGGTCTTTAAAACCATCCGGAGGGCGCACATGTATGCCTTGTATCTGATATTTTTCAATGGCATTTTGCCAACTTTGCGCATCGTCATCTAACGATATATATAAAAACACCACCTCGTCGTTTAAATTCGCCAACAGCTCTTGTTTTACCGGTTTTAAGGCTTCTATTTGCGCCAAACAGGGTTTGCACCAACTTGCCCAAAAATCAATATATACTACTTTGCCGCGCAAGTTGGCCAGTTCAACAGGCTTATTTTGATTATTTATAGCCGTAAAATTAGGAGCAGAACTGCCCGGAGCAAATTGCATAACCGTTTCAACAGCTACAATAGTGGCCTTTAAGTAGGGTTCGTGCTGGGCGGTGCGCAGATAGTCGTTAAAAATATCGGGCAGGTCGCCAGCGCCGTGCGAGCGCACAAGGTAGGTAGCCAAAATTATTTGACGCGCCAAATGATACTCCAATAACTCCGGAAAAGTAGCTAATTTTTGTTTCAACAAATCGGTTTTAAATTTTAGCGCCGTTTTTTCGGGCTGCACACCCGGCGGATAAGTTTTAGCGTATTGGTTAAAGGCGTTCAACAACCAAACATCAATAAAAGCAATATAAACATTACTTTTAAGCAGGTTGGGGTTGGCAATATTTACCTCCTTGTCTATAAAATCTAACCAGTTGGCAGGCAAACTACTGCCTTGTTGGGCGGTGGCAATATTGTAGTTATTGCCATAATCTAACAACGACCAAGCGTAATAATAGTTAATTTCGTTTAGTGCAACCGTATTTAGCTCTTCTGATAAAGGTTGTTTTTGAGTAAACTCAGTTAAAAACGTTTTTTTCCGGATTTTCAGGTCATTTTCGGCAGTTAATATTTGGGCAGGTGTTTTTACTACATAGTCCATAATGTCGCGGCAAGTAGCATCAAAATTACAATCAAATTTGGTTTGATAGGCAGCTAAAAAATTGTTGTCATTAGCCAAATCTCCGGCAAATTTAAGGGTCTTATCCGGGTTAAGGGCATCAAATTGTAGTGTTATTCGGCTACCCGGCTTTACATAAATTGGTTGTTGCCATTTATTGTCATTATACAATAAGTTCATTAAGGTAGGCGCGCCCAATTTGAGTGCCAGTTTAAAACTGCCCGTAGTCATGTCTATTGGGGTCGAGCTTAATTCTTTACTGCCATCTAAACTGTTTGTTACTATTAAAACAGCTATTTCGTTGTTGGTTGGGTGGGTAATTTTTCCTTCAATAACCGCATATTCGACGGCTGGTATTTTTTGTGCGTATAAGTTTAATGAAAAGCAAGAGATTGAGAGTAGCACACCAAGCAGTAAAAAAACAAACAGCACAATAATTTTATGGCTCAACCAAATCCAAATCCGGATGAAAAACGAAAACAACATAAATGCCATATCAATATACGTTAAGAAATAAAACAAAACAATAAACCACCATCAACGTTCAGCATTAGTTAAAATTGTGTGATTTGCGATACAGTTTGCTCTTTTTGCAAGCCGTATTATATTTTACAAACAAACGCTAAACTGTGCGAGTAGGTTTGTTTTTCTGAATTAAAAATGCCGCGCTCGTTTAACGCATCAAGGCGCACCTGCCCATGCGCGTGTAGTATTTGCACCTCGTGCTTGGTACTTTTTGGGGTGCTGTCGGCGTTTTTAAGCCCAACTACCATTCCTACATGCACAATACGTCCCTGTGTATTGCTAAAAAATGCCAAATTACCTGTTTGCGCCTCGTTTAGCGGTATTTCTTGGCCTGTTTGAGCTTGCTGCCATGCATCGCGCGGTAAGTTTATATTTGCCAGACGGTACAATACCTGCATTAACCCCGAGCAATCGAAACCCATAGGCGTACGCCCACCCCAAAGATACGGCGCTCCTAACAGCGGCAAAGCATAAGGCAATAACTGGGCTGGTGTTAAAATATCATTATTATCATTATCATTATCGTTGTGATTGCAAGCGGCAATAAATTCGTCTCCTTCAAAAAAACCCATTGCTTTTTGTGCTATGTATATATGTTTGGGGTTTTCTTTAGCCCAATTTAAAACTGAGCCAATGGGCAAATAAATTTTTTGCTGTTGGCGTTTAGTATTTAATCCAGTTTGTAGGATAGAAAAAGGTTTAGAGGAGTAATGTGTAAGATTAAGAACAGATTGAGTCTTAATAAAATCCGGATTCGTATCCGGATCCGGATCCGGAAAAAAAGCGAGCTGTTTAGCATCAATCCAAGCTTCATATTGGTCGTGCAGGCTTTGTATTTGCAGCCAGTCGTTTTTTGGGGCAATGTCTGTAATTTGTACCAGTTCGCCAAACAATAATTGATTGGTCATTTCGGCGCGGTCGCTTGGCGCGGCGCGGCAGGGCACGGCAGGCAGGGGTATTTGGGCAAACATTATTTTTTATCAATATTGGTTTTGAGCGTAAACACAGCAAAGGTACAAAACACACCAAAACCTTTATTAACATTAACTAACAAGGCTAATTTGGGCTGAAGGTGCTTGTGGTTTTGTAATAGCCTACAAAAGTCCTAACTTTGCGCCAAAATTTATACGCCCATGAAAAAGACCAACCTATTTTATATTACCACATTAAACGTACTGCTTCTTACGCTTGTTTTTACAATGGTAATAAGTTGCAACAGCAGTTCAAAGCAACAAACGGCCAACACTACTGCTGCTACTACTGCCGCTAACCCATCGAATACAAATACAGCCAGCGATGCCCCACTTGGTTTTCCGCCGGCAAACGTAGCCCCCGCCGATGGCAATGATGGCAACGAGGCCGGCACAAATGAAACCGCCCCCCAAACGCCTAATCCCGAAACCACCGCCGACCCCGAAAACGAAGCACCATCGGCCGCCAAAACCTCAGACAACCCGCTATATAACGCCTCAGCCGAAGAAATTTTTACCCGCTCCCTAACCTTTATCAACCGGCATTTACAACGCTGGGCACCTGTAAAATACAACGTGCGCGATGCCGGAAACTGCGAGCTACAAATTGACGGCGACTGCAACCTAATTTATCGGGTGGTTTATCCGGGGCGCAATATAGCCATTTTAAAAGCCAATATTAACGACCTCGACCCAAGCAGTATAGCCGTAATCCCAAACCGGTATAATCGTAAAGACGATGGGGCTATGTTGCTAATTAAAACCAAAAACAGCGAGGCAAAAGTACAAGTAGGTTATTTTTTTCATAAAAATCCCGGATTTTCAGATGCCATGCTTAGCTGGCGCACCGTTGATTTAGCTGCCTTCCCGCAAAACCAAGTAACTATGCACACCGGCTACAGGGTAGATTACGACGACCAAAACAGTGCCGAACGCTGCTCAAAAGCATTTTATTATTTGCTGTCAAAGTGTGAGGAGGTAAAACAAAAATAACTGCCCCTGCGCCAAAATTAAACATCATCAACTAATCAGTAGCACAACTTTTATACTTTGTTGTTTTTTTATGAACGAACAATTTTGGTGGACTTTAATATTTTTAGTTTGGCTGCCAATTGCGTTTTTGGTATCGGCAGGGGTTTGCAGGTATGTACTAACAACCACAAAAAAAAAACAACTCCAAAAAACAACTTCTACCGAATTTGACTTACCAATGCAAGTTCGGTGGAGGCAGACCTCAAAACCATTTGCCGGCGGCATTGCTTTTTTTAGCGTCTTTATATTGGCTGCTTTATTCTCCGGATATTTTTTTATA encodes the following:
- a CDS encoding transcriptional repressor, with the translated sequence MNLHKPIDFVAVKQAFTNYLEANQQRKTAERYAILEEVFKRNDHFDAETLYLHLKNNRYAISRATVYNTLELLVACNLVTKHQFGKNLTQYEKAFSYRQHDHLICVNCNRVIEFCDPRIQQIKDAVAEATHFTVQYHSLNLYGTCNGACDNFPKTLPKKGEK
- a CDS encoding peptide MFS transporter produces the protein MKHPRQLWILFFAEMWERFSFYGMKALLILYMTKVLLYEKSDASLIQGAYMSLVYVMPMFGGLLADRILGYRKAVIFGGITMAVGHFVLAFSSEWAFYLGMAFIVCGNGFFKPNISTMVGTLYEQGDPRRDAGFSIFYMGINLGAFLGGLICGYIGEIYSWHWGFGLAGILMLAGLAVFTTNQHSLGERGLPPENSTLNKPIYGLSTERVIYLLSFLCVPFFALLIYKKEIMDFVMPTLVIAAIGYVAYHIKQLGGTVGQKLMAALILIVSSAMFWGFYEMGGGVINLFADDCVNRTFGGFTFPAASLNNAINPFFIVLLSPVFAWLWVWLNKHNAEPTTARKFGLSFLQLFIGFGLFWSGISLFSNAQGLEPFLFYALAYLFLSTAELCISPIGLSMVTKLSPAHMTGRMMGIWFLFSAAGQYIAGFLGSIIKFEEGCSGYTYVFKNVAYVCIGFGVLMLLIAPTIRKWMHDIR
- a CDS encoding AtpZ/AtpI family protein; the encoded protein is MSYEPNLPDENLYPEEKQKLPLNAALTTSKAKEEPTSEVANEAIEKGNENEINSSEFKEEDVFDAQQVGKSVNSYSRYSGLAFQMAGAIVLPMLLGLKADQWLHTKPWLTLVFTLFGVFAGMYIVIKGTTNK
- a CDS encoding TlpA family protein disulfide reductase; amino-acid sequence: MAFMLFSFFIRIWIWLSHKIIVLFVFLLLGVLLSISCFSLNLYAQKIPAVEYAVIEGKITHPTNNEIAVLIVTNSLDGSKELSSTPIDMTTGSFKLALKLGAPTLMNLLYNDNKWQQPIYVKPGSRITLQFDALNPDKTLKFAGDLANDNNFLAAYQTKFDCNFDATCRDIMDYVVKTPAQILTAENDLKIRKKTFLTEFTQKQPLSEELNTVALNEINYYYAWSLLDYGNNYNIATAQQGSSLPANWLDFIDKEVNIANPNLLKSNVYIAFIDVWLLNAFNQYAKTYPPGVQPEKTALKFKTDLLKQKLATFPELLEYHLARQIILATYLVRSHGAGDLPDIFNDYLRTAQHEPYLKATIVAVETVMQFAPGSSAPNFTAINNQNKPVELANLRGKVVYIDFWASWCKPCLAQIEALKPVKQELLANLNDEVVFLYISLDDDAQSWQNAIEKYQIQGIHVRPPDGFKDPIARAYRITGVPVQFVVNKMGNFAPRPPSASQTQALVAYFNQLTKKTSY
- a CDS encoding C40 family peptidase, translating into MFAQIPLPAVPCRAAPSDRAEMTNQLLFGELVQITDIAPKNDWLQIQSLHDQYEAWIDAKQLAFFPDPDPDTNPDFIKTQSVLNLTHYSSKPFSILQTGLNTKRQQQKIYLPIGSVLNWAKENPKHIYIAQKAMGFFEGDEFIAACNHNDNDNDNNDILTPAQLLPYALPLLGAPYLWGGRTPMGFDCSGLMQVLYRLANINLPRDAWQQAQTGQEIPLNEAQTGNLAFFSNTQGRIVHVGMVVGLKNADSTPKSTKHEVQILHAHGQVRLDALNERGIFNSEKQTYSHSLAFVCKI